In Verrucomicrobiia bacterium, a single genomic region encodes these proteins:
- a CDS encoding ATP-binding cassette domain-containing protein — protein MIEVEKLSMRYGHFTALNEISFQVREKEILGLLGPNGAGKTTAMRIMTTYLHPSSGTVRVNGADILKHPLEARRSMGYLPETAPLYLDMRTDEYLDFVGRARGLQGSRLKERLDWLQQACEIKSVWKHNLSELSKGFRQRVGLAQALIHDPKVLILDEPTSGLDPLQIMGIRDLVRDLAKEKTIIFSTHILSEVEAMADRIVILNEGRIVAQGSREELAQKVREQGEARPALTLEDIFIALLRPKKTGAVHV, from the coding sequence ATGATCGAAGTTGAAAAACTCAGCATGCGGTACGGCCACTTCACGGCCCTGAACGAAATTTCTTTTCAGGTCCGCGAAAAGGAAATCCTTGGCCTTCTCGGGCCCAACGGCGCGGGTAAGACGACGGCCATGCGCATCATGACCACTTACCTGCATCCGTCGTCGGGCACGGTTCGCGTGAACGGCGCGGACATCCTGAAACATCCTCTCGAAGCGCGGCGCAGCATGGGCTATCTTCCGGAAACCGCGCCTCTCTACCTCGACATGAGGACCGACGAATACCTCGACTTTGTCGGCCGCGCGCGCGGCCTTCAGGGCAGCCGCCTTAAAGAACGCCTCGACTGGCTGCAGCAGGCCTGCGAAATCAAATCCGTGTGGAAGCACAACCTGTCGGAACTTTCCAAAGGCTTCCGCCAGCGCGTGGGCCTGGCGCAAGCGCTCATCCATGATCCCAAAGTCCTGATCCTGGACGAGCCCACGTCCGGCCTGGACCCGCTTCAGATTATGGGCATCCGCGACCTGGTGCGCGACCTCGCCAAGGAAAAGACCATTATTTTTTCCACGCACATCCTGTCGGAAGTCGAAGCCATGGCCGACCGCATCGTGATCCTGAACGAAGGCCGCATCGTGGCTCAGGGTTCGCGCGAGGAGCTGGCGCAGAAAGTCCGCGAGCAGGGCGAAGCAAGGCCCGCGCTCACGCTCGAAGACATCTTCATCGCGCTCCTTCGCCCGAAAAAGACGGGGGCCGTGCATGTCTAA
- a CDS encoding Gldg family protein, which translates to MSNLTTVFRREINAYWNSSIAAIFIIVFVLINAGLFMTQFFLVGRAEMRSFFMMLPFLLSVFLPAVTMRLWAEEKRGNTLELLLTFPMSTHALVLGKFLASFVFYLAALAATLPVAVMLRALGTPDMGAILGGYLGSAFLGAFYLAIGIFVSGLVADQIVAFILAMLACFALHLLGMEFLSASIDGWWPGLGTFLQEYVGSASRFEAFGKGVIDGRDLIYFALGTGLFLSLNGFWLEGRMRPRAKAIFASAAAIGCGIFLMTNWFLGDVHLGRFDLTRGRLYTVSDATVKIFHDLKAPVLAKLYISPSEKMPAGMKTLEQDVVGKLEEFRVASGGRFQYKVFHMEAANITDPEAAAQQGQESAEAKAQNKGIVPFQVQSVEADEMGVRLVYSTLTLAYKEKPEEVIPQIMPDSIYNLEYLVASKIFRMTLAEKPKIAMVAPFQEQAMDPNMAALLMQLGGGKIPDRYRQDEYQIVNAMLEEEGYEVARVRLDEQEPLPEGVKTLIVLEPTELTDRQRFEINRFLVGGGSVFLGVQQYEFDYDPTGGRLKIVGRAKKPEINPLLEAWGVELDANVLADEQNEVISIAGGAQLGPFAISVPVKAPIHILVASGQMNKDLSITSQLPPLFYLWGSALKLDAAKLKSEGLETKMLFESSAHSWTVPFSEAGYVPRDLTQDKAIEQGPFPLAVWVKGQFADAYAGKPVPAWPAPQPEPGAPAPEPQPQPTLAPVTPAPGNLIVTGDATMFQKHLIQVGGHLNFIMNAVDVLTLGEGLVSIRSKQAMDPTLGRISTAQKLFWRLFVTFFSPLVIAGLWAMRVLWRRRAKQAYVKSLAAIS; encoded by the coding sequence ATGTCTAACCTGACCACGGTCTTCCGCCGCGAAATCAACGCCTATTGGAATTCCTCCATCGCCGCGATTTTCATCATCGTGTTCGTCCTGATCAATGCCGGGCTTTTCATGACTCAGTTCTTTCTCGTGGGCCGCGCGGAGATGCGCTCGTTTTTCATGATGCTGCCGTTTCTGTTGTCCGTTTTCCTTCCCGCCGTCACCATGCGCCTCTGGGCCGAAGAAAAGCGCGGCAACACGCTGGAACTTTTGCTGACGTTTCCGATGAGCACGCACGCGCTCGTCCTCGGAAAATTCCTGGCGAGCTTTGTGTTTTACCTCGCGGCGCTCGCGGCCACGCTTCCTGTGGCAGTCATGCTGCGCGCGCTCGGGACGCCGGACATGGGCGCGATCCTGGGAGGATACCTGGGCTCGGCTTTTCTGGGGGCTTTTTACCTGGCCATCGGCATTTTTGTTTCCGGCCTCGTCGCGGACCAGATCGTGGCGTTTATCCTGGCCATGCTGGCCTGTTTCGCGCTGCATCTTTTGGGCATGGAATTTTTGTCCGCCTCGATCGACGGATGGTGGCCGGGGCTCGGCACGTTCCTCCAGGAATACGTGGGCTCGGCTTCCCGCTTCGAGGCGTTCGGCAAGGGCGTGATCGACGGCCGGGACCTGATCTATTTCGCGCTGGGCACGGGGTTGTTCCTGTCGCTGAACGGCTTTTGGCTGGAAGGCCGCATGCGCCCGCGCGCGAAAGCGATTTTCGCTTCGGCCGCGGCGATCGGCTGCGGCATTTTTCTCATGACCAACTGGTTTCTCGGGGACGTGCATCTCGGCCGTTTCGACCTGACGCGCGGCAGGCTCTACACCGTGTCGGACGCGACCGTGAAAATTTTCCACGACCTCAAGGCGCCGGTCCTGGCGAAACTGTACATCTCTCCGTCGGAGAAAATGCCCGCGGGCATGAAGACCCTCGAACAGGACGTGGTGGGAAAGCTCGAAGAATTCCGCGTGGCTTCGGGCGGACGCTTTCAATATAAGGTGTTCCACATGGAAGCCGCCAACATCACCGATCCCGAAGCCGCGGCGCAGCAGGGGCAGGAATCGGCCGAAGCCAAGGCCCAGAACAAAGGCATTGTCCCGTTCCAGGTCCAGTCCGTGGAAGCGGACGAAATGGGCGTGCGGCTGGTTTATTCCACGCTCACGCTGGCGTATAAAGAAAAACCCGAAGAAGTCATCCCGCAGATCATGCCTGACAGTATTTATAATCTCGAATATCTCGTGGCCTCGAAAATTTTCCGCATGACGCTCGCGGAAAAACCCAAGATCGCCATGGTTGCGCCTTTCCAGGAACAGGCCATGGACCCGAACATGGCTGCGCTGCTCATGCAGCTGGGCGGCGGCAAAATCCCGGACCGCTACCGCCAGGACGAATACCAGATCGTGAACGCCATGCTCGAAGAAGAAGGCTACGAAGTCGCGCGGGTCCGGCTGGACGAGCAGGAGCCCCTTCCCGAAGGCGTGAAGACGTTGATCGTGCTGGAACCGACAGAGCTCACCGACCGCCAGCGTTTCGAGATCAACCGCTTTCTCGTGGGCGGCGGTTCGGTTTTCCTGGGCGTGCAGCAATACGAATTCGATTATGATCCCACGGGCGGCCGGCTGAAAATCGTGGGCCGCGCCAAGAAGCCGGAGATCAACCCGCTGCTGGAAGCCTGGGGCGTGGAGCTCGATGCCAACGTGCTCGCCGACGAGCAGAACGAAGTCATTTCCATCGCAGGCGGCGCGCAGCTCGGGCCGTTTGCGATCTCGGTTCCCGTGAAAGCGCCCATCCATATCCTGGTCGCGTCCGGGCAGATGAACAAAGACCTTTCGATCACCTCGCAGCTTCCGCCGCTTTTTTATCTGTGGGGCAGCGCGCTGAAACTCGACGCGGCCAAGCTGAAATCCGAGGGCCTGGAAACGAAAATGCTTTTCGAGTCCAGCGCGCATTCCTGGACCGTCCCGTTTTCCGAAGCGGGTTACGTGCCGCGCGATCTTACGCAGGATAAGGCCATCGAGCAGGGGCCTTTTCCTCTGGCCGTGTGGGTGAAGGGGCAATTCGCGGACGCTTACGCGGGCAAGCCGGTCCCGGCCTGGCCCGCGCCGCAGCCTGAGCCCGGAGCGCCCGCGCCCGAACCCCAGCCGCAGCCGACTCTGGCGCCGGTCACACCCGCGCCCGGAAATCTCATTGTGACGGGCGACGCGACCATGTTCCAGAAGCATTTGATCCAGGTTGGCGGGCACCTTAATTTCATCATGAATGCCGTCGACGTCCTGACGCTGGGCGAAGGCCTGGTTTCGATCCGTTCGAAGCAGGCCATGGACCCGACGCTCGGCAGGATCTCTACGGCTCAAAAACTTTTCTGGCGGCTTTTCGTCACGTTTTTCTCGCCGCTGGTCATTGCCGGGCTCTGGGCCATGCGCGTGCTTTGGAGAAGGCGCGCGAAACAGGCCTACGTCAAATCTCTCGCCGCTATCTCATGA
- a CDS encoding DUF4340 domain-containing protein: protein MKSSHVLVLGLILFFLGVGIAIKQLRRPAYLAASATTSLKADFDAAKVSKIVIGKGEKASSIELVKEKGWKISGAWKSAADNHKVDALLGRLKSLEGELRSTDKALLADYGIADEEAFHVHLLDGDKSLTHFLIGAKSSGAGSVFVRLKDSAEVFAVDEPLLESLGVESGPEAGEPPAEYWHDLRFFRSDTSLVREIQVLKMGPGEPVTQAGLVKQPAAAAKPEAWAFSKIGHAFALDEKKVQEYLQFLSGAMGIRAVDPKADYGFQAPLWKITVTLEGTDAAVIEIAAKPGQAEQYFIRNSLYPEEVFEIPFYTVERIAVKDAFFYLDNPFGIRSSEVKEVLLRRGGKEVFLSKTEDKKALFQKELRLLEDLDEKVAPVEKENVTPALFPEAPDSIEVRPTYGKAWVLEFGGPAAGREGSRALRVKRTETVFSVPDTFVSELFSAVEKAAEEAAPSPAASPAAAAASPAAPEPQPSASVPSA from the coding sequence ATGAAGTCCTCGCACGTTCTTGTCCTCGGGCTCATCCTTTTCTTTCTCGGCGTGGGCATCGCGATCAAGCAGCTGCGCCGGCCGGCGTACCTGGCGGCTTCGGCCACCACTTCTCTCAAAGCGGATTTCGATGCCGCCAAGGTTTCCAAGATCGTGATCGGCAAAGGCGAGAAAGCGTCTTCGATCGAGCTGGTTAAAGAAAAGGGATGGAAAATTTCCGGTGCCTGGAAAAGCGCCGCGGATAACCACAAAGTGGACGCCCTTCTCGGACGGCTGAAGTCCCTGGAAGGCGAGCTGCGCTCCACGGACAAGGCGCTTCTGGCCGATTACGGAATCGCAGACGAAGAAGCCTTTCACGTTCATCTTTTGGACGGCGATAAATCCCTGACGCATTTCCTGATCGGAGCGAAGTCCTCCGGGGCCGGCTCGGTTTTCGTGCGCCTGAAAGATTCGGCTGAGGTTTTTGCGGTGGACGAGCCGCTTCTGGAATCGCTCGGCGTCGAGAGTGGTCCTGAAGCGGGCGAGCCTCCGGCGGAATACTGGCATGACCTGAGATTCTTCCGCTCGGACACGTCGCTCGTGCGTGAAATCCAGGTCCTGAAGATGGGACCGGGCGAGCCTGTGACGCAGGCCGGCCTTGTCAAACAGCCTGCCGCCGCCGCGAAGCCCGAGGCCTGGGCCTTTTCCAAGATCGGCCATGCGTTCGCGCTGGACGAAAAAAAGGTCCAGGAATACCTGCAGTTTCTTTCCGGCGCCATGGGCATCCGCGCCGTGGATCCCAAAGCGGATTACGGGTTCCAGGCGCCGCTTTGGAAAATCACCGTGACCCTGGAGGGGACGGACGCGGCCGTGATCGAGATCGCCGCGAAACCGGGCCAGGCCGAGCAGTATTTCATCCGGAACTCGCTGTATCCCGAAGAAGTTTTTGAAATTCCGTTTTACACGGTGGAGCGCATTGCCGTGAAAGACGCCTTCTTTTATCTGGATAATCCTTTCGGAATCCGCAGCTCGGAGGTCAAGGAAGTCCTGCTCCGCCGCGGCGGCAAGGAAGTCTTCCTGAGCAAGACGGAAGATAAAAAGGCCCTCTTCCAAAAGGAGCTCAGGCTCCTGGAAGACCTGGACGAAAAGGTCGCGCCGGTAGAAAAGGAAAATGTCACGCCCGCTCTTTTTCCGGAAGCGCCAGACTCCATCGAGGTGAGGCCTACTTATGGAAAAGCCTGGGTACTCGAATTCGGCGGCCCGGCCGCGGGCCGGGAAGGCTCCCGCGCGCTGCGCGTCAAGCGCACGGAAACGGTTTTTTCGGTGCCGGACACGTTTGTTTCCGAACTCTTCTCCGCGGTAGAAAAAGCCGCGGAAGAGGCGGCTCCTTCGCCTGCGGCTTCTCCCGCCGCTGCCGCTGCGTCGCCCGCCGCTCCGGAACC